CCgtattgtttgttttgttttgatttttttcttttattcacTTAGTTTTTTGgcgaactattttttttttttaattttgctacCTTCTAAAGTAGCCTAACAACTGCTGtgcaattttttgtgtttttggctTTTTTCGAAAAGAAACCCTATATGAAGGTATAAAaccatcaacaaaaaaaataacaaagatTTTTGAATAAACAACAACATATGGCATAAAATTCATATCATTTTACATAAACAATAATTATttggatttttcttttctttgggtTTCAAGGATAACAACCAACATCATCAGCGTATGACAATATTGCAACCATAATAATTGACAGTGGTTAAAAAcgacaaaatatttgaaattatgaGATACTTTttcagctatagaaaattttgtcatttctgtcggaaattttgtcaaaattttatttcttcagaaaattttgaccaaaactttatttctatagaaattttttaaaaatttaatttccatacgcatttttttttaattttatttctatagaaaattttgtcaaaattttatttctatgggaaattttgtcaaaattttatttctatagacaattttttcgaaatttgatttctatagacaattttttcaaaatttgatttctatagaaaattttttaaaaatttctacagaaaaattttatatctattgaaaatgttgtcaaaattttatttctatagattttttaattttatttctatcgaaatttttgtaaaaatgttatttcaaaagaaaattttttaaaaatgtaatttttatagaaaattttttaaaaatgtaatttttatagaaaatttttttaaaatgtaatttttattgaaaatttcttaaaaattttatttctatagaaaattttgtcaaaattttatttttatagaaaattttgtcaaaaatttgtttctatagaaaattttgacaaaattttattttattctaaaaattttgtcaaaattttattttattctatagaaaattttgtcaaaattgtatttctatagaattttttttttaattttatttctatgaaaatttttgtaaaaattttatatcaatagaacattttttaaaaatgtttaaaaatgtaatttttatagaaaatttcttaaaaatgttatttctatagaaatttttgtccaaattttttttctatagaacattttgtcaaaatcttatttttataaaagattttttaaaaattttatttgtatagaacattttgtcaaaaaattttgttaatattatatttttatatagaaaatttgaaaaaaaaatcatttttatagaaaattttgtcaaattttattttctatataaatttagttaaaattttatttcaatagaaaattttgccaaaattttatttctacagaaaatagtgtcaacattttatttctgtagaaaattttgtcaaaaatgttatttctgtcgaaatttttttaaaaatttaatttctataaaagaaaattttaatttaatttctatagcaaaattttgtcaaaattttatttctatagaaaatgttatgaaaattttatgtctatagaaaattttatttctatagatttttttttaaattttatgtctatagaaaattttgttaaaatttaatttctatagaaattttttttttttaattttaatttctatagaaaattttttaaaaatttaatgtctatagcaaaattttgtcaaaatattatttctatagaaaattttgtcaaaattttatttctatagattgttttttaattttatgtctatagaaaattttgttaaaaatttaatttctatagaaatttgttttaaaaattttaatttctatagaaaattttttaaaaattttatttctattgaaaattttatcaaaattttatttccataaaaaatttttcaaaattttatttctatagaaattttgtcaaaattttatttctatagaaaatgttttaaaaaattaatttctatagaatttttttttttttttatttaatttttttgttttaatttaatatttgccCTTTAAACCACTGTGCTCGAGGACACATCACATCACCAACAACATTATTACAACAGATTGAGGTGTTTACCTCAGGATAATAGGAAAAGGGGGATTCAACTACAactatgagagtttttgctaaaaataaaattttctaactccACATTCCCACGCTTGTATGGACGAACTTGTTTACAAATTCCTTTTCTGGAAGGATCATATTAACAAGAAACCAAAATAAATCATCAGCAACATCATTGCCAACAACTACAAAACCTGTCGTTTGCGGGATGATtatcatgatgatgatgatgatttttaTCCCTTAAGGATATCTAGAAAACATGATCCTGAGAAAAATGCTAAGAATATTTTCTTGATTTcagaaaataaaccaaaaagtttctcaCGCTTGGGTGTAGcatcatttgaaaaacaaaaactacctGCTGTTCACAACTACTCCTCTCACATTTTGTGGAAGAGATTATGAAAAGAATACACTCTCGCGCGCACACACACATGCACAAGTGCATTATTAGAACGATCAACAATCTTAGGACTAAGAAAAGATTTACTTACATCTTCTCTTATTGCTTAGCTCTGGGATGCTGAACGTGAGAATTTTTCTTTACGAACACCTGCCCTTTTCCTCACTTGTGATTGGTGGTTGCTTAACACTCTGTTGACTGAGACTCCAATTTAGTAGGGACTCTCACAACAAGAATGTATAAATAGTCCAAGCCATCGTTGGTTGAGTATTAAACGCTCAACAGCATTCAAACAATCAACAACACAACCAGCAAACTAGTAaagcatttttggattttcatcaTGAACACCACCAATATGAATTTAAGCCatcaatacaacaacaacaacaattctgtattgtacaacaacaacaattataaGAATCAAAGCTATACCATCTACAAGTCCAAGGTCTCACCATCACGGCGtcttaaaaatattctaaagcctGTCTTGGGTCGCATCTTCAAGTCGAAAGCTGCCAAGCCAAAACGCAGTTCCTACATTGCCTCTGAGGAGAAAGAAAGTGAATTCGATTGGCTCAATAATGACATGGAGAATATGGCCAATGAACATTTGGAGAATCGTCTTATGGATGAATTGCGTCATAGTGAAACTGGTGAGGCTATAGTGGTCATCAATGAAGATGGTAGCCGGCATTTGGAGTATGTGGACAAGGAGAATCTTTATGTTCCTGTACACTTTGCACGCACAAATGCTGGAACATTTTTCTGGACCTCGGTACAACGTGAAAACATCGAACCCTATCAAATCGAATGGAATTTCCTAGATCGTTGGGCCCAAGCCTAAACActcaaatacacacacacacatagctGAATCTAATCTGGGAAAGGATTTTCGTGTCAAATCTAAATACGAAGCACTCTTGGCATTGAGGGTAATAAGCATTTGCAAAAAGGCTCCATTAGCTTTTCATAAAAGAGGAAGGTAACAAGGGGGTTTTGCGACTTAGTTTGGTTACATCGACTTTGTCGTCAAAATCTCTTAACCGTTAACCTGAGGAAAAGTTTTCAAATGGAAGCTGTTGACAAAAAACTAAGGGATCGTTGGATATGCAGACATACTACTGGCTTTGATATTTAAGAAAAATCtctactttttctataaaagttgttagtttttttttttcataaatacaaattaatttttattatatttacataaaattatattttacaaaattaactttcttacaaaataaactttttttcttgttaaaaaaatgttcaattttgaaaaaaatttaaatatatattttcttgacgttttattttaataaaatttttattagagaaTATATTGTAtggtaaaaacaaacaaaaacaaatataaaataaaaacaaaaaattattaaacaaaaaaacaaaatattgtatttaatcTTCTTTGGTGGGAGTCCAGGTAatattgggatttttttttaaataatataaagaaaaattagcAAAAGCAAAACAAAGGCTCAAAAGTTTAATGTATTCAAAGTACGCACTTTATTATTAATCCtataatagaaaatattcatTGTTAGctattgtattatttttgtagaacatttttttaaaattttatttctatagaaatttattttaaaattttaattactatagaattctttttaaaaatttgctttttgtagaacatttttttaaatttttatttctatagcaaaattttttaaaatttcaatttctatagaaaattttttcaaaattttatttctttagaaaattttttcacaattttatttctatagaaaacgttctatagaaaatgtttaataaaaattgatttccaaagataattaaaaaaatgatgtctaaagacattttttaattccaaagaaaatttcagaaaaaattaattctaaagacattttttttttttaaatttgtacttttgtagaacattttttaaaaatttttatttctatagattttttttcaattttaatttctagagaaaatttttttaaaaatttgatttccatagaacattttatcaaaattttatttctatagaaaattttgtcaacattttatttctatagaaaatttttttaaaaatttgatttctatagaacattttatcaaaattttatttctatagaaaatttgttcaacatttttagttctatagaaaattttgtcaaaattttagttctatagaaaattttgtcaaaattttagttctatagaaaattttgtcaaaattttagttctatagaaaattttgtcaaaattttatttctatagaaaatttggtcaaaatggtagttctatagaaaattttgtcaaaattttatttctatagaaaatttgctatttgggcctttaacaacaaatttagtgcttttgattGCCAAAAAGCCACCTCTTTAGTGCCTTTTCACAAaatgcaccaagttggtgctttttggcgttTCCATTCAGTGCTTGGCATCACTGAATAAACTTCGGCAAATTG
This is a stretch of genomic DNA from Haematobia irritans isolate KBUSLIRL chromosome 4, ASM5000362v1, whole genome shotgun sequence. It encodes these proteins:
- the Ocho gene encoding ocho, whose product is MNTTNMNLSHQYNNNNNSVLYNNNNYKNQSYTIYKSKVSPSRRLKNILKPVLGRIFKSKAAKPKRSSYIASEEKESEFDWLNNDMENMANEHLENRLMDELRHSETGEAIVVINEDGSRHLEYVDKENLYVPVHFARTNAGTFFWTSVQRENIEPYQIEWNFLDRWAQA